One Verrucomicrobiota bacterium genomic window, ACACTGGCATCACTCTGCATGAGTTTCCGACAAGCGAGGCCAACCCGCAATTCATTGACGTAATGAATGAAGGCTTTGCCGGTGTTCTTTTTGAAAAAGCGGGAAAACGATTTTGGGCTCATGAGTGCGACACGCGTAACGTCCTCCAGCTTGATTTCCTGGTCCAGGTTTTCCAGAATCCAATTTTTGACACGATCAATCCGCTCCACATTTTGTTCATTCAATGAGGGAGCATATATGTGACTCACTAAGGGAGCACGATCCTCTTCGGGAGCAGAGGCCAGTGTATCCAGAATAAGAATAAACTGGGCAAAACGTTGTCCTGGACTTTGCGTCCGCATCGCCAGCATCATTTCCTCTGCTCGATCACGTGTCGGCCCGAAAAACTCAAAGGAGCGGCCGGTCGATTCAAGAAAGTTACGGATGCGGTCCATTTCCAACTTGGACAGCAAGTCTTTTCCAAGTGACGCTACCGAAAATTGTATGACCAACA contains:
- a CDS encoding AraC family transcriptional regulator, with amino-acid sequence MPQIELANSRKDRDAQREIISQEAQLFSFKTDTDIWTTWHYHPEIDILLTLKNTGYHITGDFMGDIKPGTLILNGSNVPHAFHPNEPPEGDPDKPAMLVIQFSVASLGKDLLSKLEMDRIRNFLESTGRSFEFFGPTRDRAEEMMLAMRTQSPGQRFAQFILILDTLASAPEEDRAPLVSHIYAPSLNEQNVERIDRVKNWILENLDQEIKLEDVTRVALMSPKSFSRFFKKNTGKAFIHYVNELRVGLACRKLMQSDASVSEICYASGFNNLSNFNRQFKERKGVSPKAFRKEYRSKVVS